From Haloarcula hispanica ATCC 33960, the proteins below share one genomic window:
- a CDS encoding glycosyltransferase family 2 protein, giving the protein MDISVVVPTLNGREELSGCLDALTEQVPDAEVIVVNGPSADGTTGMVRDRDDVSILVEIADRSVTVARNAGIDRATGDVIALVHQALSVESGWADAVKNGLSGATQAITGPTHQQLWAGMTTETEETRTIAGRDVTYFNPGNVAFDAEVLEALDGFDEYLNVGSARDFAHRMAASDYGVDWSTAMCVSREFEADGGTTETDWNWKYRSLAYRLVKNYNVRPTVLRRLLSHAVSDATDALIDVVRGETTPSQWLGNGQDVFGGVGSGIVDGLRARVTDRTPCRNPNGRSARADRAVTVYDWR; this is encoded by the coding sequence ATGGATATCTCGGTAGTGGTCCCGACGTTGAACGGCCGGGAGGAGCTGTCCGGCTGTCTGGACGCACTCACCGAGCAGGTTCCCGATGCCGAAGTGATTGTGGTCAACGGCCCGTCGGCCGACGGCACGACGGGCATGGTCCGCGACCGGGACGACGTGTCGATCCTCGTCGAGATCGCCGACCGCTCGGTCACGGTCGCCCGCAACGCAGGGATCGACCGGGCAACGGGAGACGTTATCGCGCTCGTCCACCAGGCTCTCTCGGTCGAGTCCGGCTGGGCTGACGCGGTGAAAAACGGGCTCTCGGGGGCAACCCAGGCCATCACCGGGCCGACACACCAGCAACTCTGGGCCGGAATGACGACCGAAACCGAGGAGACGCGGACGATAGCCGGCCGCGACGTGACGTATTTCAATCCCGGAAACGTCGCGTTCGACGCGGAGGTGCTGGAAGCGCTCGACGGGTTCGACGAGTACCTGAACGTTGGCAGCGCCCGGGACTTCGCACACCGGATGGCCGCCAGTGATTACGGCGTCGACTGGAGCACGGCGATGTGCGTCAGCCGCGAGTTCGAGGCCGACGGCGGCACCACGGAGACCGACTGGAACTGGAAGTACCGCTCGCTCGCCTACCGGCTGGTGAAGAACTACAACGTCCGCCCAACCGTGTTGCGGCGACTCCTCAGCCACGCGGTGAGTGACGCGACGGACGCGCTGATCGATGTCGTGCGCGGGGAGACGACGCCGTCGCAGTGGCTCGGCAACGGGCAGGACGTGTTCGGCGGCGTCGGGTCCGGCATCGTCGACGGCCTCCGCGCACGCGTGACCGACCGGACACCCTGTCGGAACCCGAACGGCCGCTCCGCGCGCGCGGACCGCGCGGTGACTGTGTACGACTGGCGGTAG
- a CDS encoding amidohydrolase family protein: MLELEHGFRVVDVHARLEPDEQRRPRDGMGDPEQLEREMHQAGVVRSVVFPGERDGSYLKANNAVARMTVERPMVAFARVNGARDPGTGPGSTLRNLASSRTEEHTSPEDIEQYAYDDRFYGFKIHPPTDGLPDEEVLAELASVSLPVIVHGGEGFPPETVAESLLAYDFPVILSHFGAHPLRRDLMERAIDLLETHDNLYLDTSAVRYRRPMERAILEHPDRVLFGSGVPSVHPNVAVMEILTLDVPEDAMRKVFSNNPNRVIEALAP; encoded by the coding sequence ATGCTGGAGTTGGAGCACGGCTTTCGGGTGGTCGACGTGCACGCGCGACTGGAACCCGACGAGCAGCGCCGACCCCGAGACGGTATGGGTGACCCGGAGCAACTGGAACGGGAGATGCACCAGGCCGGTGTCGTCCGCTCCGTCGTCTTTCCCGGCGAGCGAGACGGCTCGTATCTGAAAGCGAACAACGCCGTCGCCCGGATGACTGTCGAGCGGCCGATGGTCGCCTTCGCCAGAGTCAACGGCGCTCGGGACCCGGGGACCGGTCCCGGGTCGACCCTCCGCAACCTCGCGAGCAGTCGCACGGAGGAACACACCTCGCCCGAGGACATCGAGCAGTACGCCTACGACGACCGGTTCTATGGCTTCAAGATCCATCCACCGACTGACGGACTACCCGACGAAGAAGTCCTCGCAGAACTGGCGTCCGTATCACTGCCCGTCATCGTCCACGGCGGCGAAGGGTTTCCGCCCGAAACTGTCGCCGAATCGCTGTTAGCGTACGATTTCCCGGTCATCCTTTCGCATTTCGGTGCCCACCCGCTCCGGCGGGACCTGATGGAACGAGCTATCGACCTGCTGGAGACCCACGACAATCTGTATCTCGACACCAGTGCGGTCCGCTACCGGCGGCCGATGGAGCGGGCGATTCTGGAACACCCTGACCGCGTTCTCTTCGGGAGCGGCGTCCCCAGCGTCCACCCGAACGTGGCCGTGATGGAGATTCTGACACTGGACGTTCCCGAAGACGCGATGCGAAAGGTGTTCTCGAACAATCCCAACCGCGTCATCGAGGCGCTGGCCCCCTGA
- the thsA gene encoding thermosome subunit alpha, producing MGGQPLFILDEDAQRTHGKDAQSSNISAGKAVSESVRTTLGPRGMDKMLVSDDGDVVITNDGATILSEMDIEHPAAQMIVEVAQTQEDEVGDGTTTASVLAGELLTKGEDLLDDDVHPTTIVEGYSAAAELAQDAINELVLDVDLDDETLVEVAESSMTGKGTGDVEAEKLAEVVVDAVRHAKSDNGVRRDNIEVHTQTGAASSATKLVEGVIVDETAVHDNMPTSVEDASIAVIDTELDVRESNIDAEYNVSSVDQLNAALDAEEQELSGYAEEVVESGADVAFVTEDVADRVASQLAKEGVFVADSIGSSTAKDIVEATGAKRVGSLEALDEDSLGHADSVDVEKQGDDDVTFITGGATAESVTVIARGSTEHVVDELERALNDALDTVIAALDAGGVVPGAGATEIAIADHIRSEAASIEGRKQLAVEAFADAVDVLPRTLAENTGLDAIDALVDLRAEHESEGIAGIISEGQTGVVGDPVDYGILDPAAVKREAVDSATEAATMIVRIDDVISSS from the coding sequence ATGGGCGGCCAGCCTCTTTTCATCCTTGATGAGGACGCCCAGCGCACACACGGGAAGGACGCACAGTCATCGAACATCTCCGCCGGAAAGGCCGTAAGCGAGTCCGTACGGACCACGCTCGGTCCCCGCGGCATGGACAAGATGCTCGTCTCCGACGACGGTGATGTGGTCATCACCAACGACGGGGCGACCATCCTCTCCGAGATGGACATCGAACACCCCGCGGCCCAGATGATCGTCGAAGTCGCCCAGACCCAGGAGGACGAAGTGGGCGACGGCACGACGACGGCGTCCGTGCTGGCCGGGGAACTGCTGACGAAAGGCGAGGACCTGCTCGATGACGACGTCCACCCGACAACAATCGTCGAGGGGTACTCCGCCGCGGCCGAACTCGCACAGGACGCTATCAACGAGCTCGTCCTCGACGTCGACCTCGACGACGAGACACTCGTCGAAGTTGCCGAGTCCTCGATGACCGGCAAGGGAACCGGTGACGTCGAGGCCGAGAAACTCGCCGAAGTCGTCGTCGACGCCGTCCGCCACGCCAAGAGCGACAACGGCGTCCGCCGGGACAACATCGAAGTCCACACCCAGACGGGTGCGGCTTCCTCCGCGACCAAGCTCGTCGAGGGCGTTATCGTCGACGAGACGGCCGTCCACGACAACATGCCGACCTCGGTCGAGGACGCGTCCATCGCGGTCATCGACACCGAACTCGACGTCCGCGAGAGCAACATCGACGCCGAGTACAACGTCTCCAGCGTCGACCAGCTCAACGCCGCGCTCGATGCCGAGGAGCAGGAACTCAGCGGCTACGCCGAGGAAGTCGTCGAAAGCGGCGCTGACGTGGCCTTCGTCACCGAGGACGTCGCCGACCGCGTCGCCTCCCAGCTCGCCAAGGAAGGCGTCTTCGTCGCCGACAGCATCGGCTCCTCGACCGCCAAGGACATCGTCGAGGCCACCGGCGCAAAGCGCGTCGGCTCGCTGGAAGCCCTCGACGAGGACTCGCTCGGCCACGCCGACAGCGTCGACGTCGAGAAGCAGGGCGACGACGACGTGACGTTCATCACCGGCGGCGCGACCGCCGAGTCCGTCACGGTCATCGCCCGCGGCTCCACCGAACACGTCGTCGACGAGCTCGAACGCGCGCTCAACGACGCGCTCGACACCGTCATCGCCGCGCTCGACGCCGGCGGTGTGGTCCCCGGCGCAGGCGCGACCGAAATCGCCATCGCCGACCACATCCGCTCCGAAGCGGCGTCCATCGAGGGCCGCAAGCAGCTCGCCGTCGAAGCGTTCGCCGACGCCGTCGACGTGCTGCCCCGAACCCTCGCGGAGAACACGGGCCTCGACGCCATCGACGCGCTCGTCGACCTCCGCGCAGAACACGAGAGCGAGGGCATCGCTGGCATCATCAGCGAAGGCCAGACCGGCGTCGTCGGTGACCCCGTCGACTACGGCATCCTCGACCCCGCCGCTGTCAAGCGCGAAGCGGTCGACTCCGCCACCGAGGCGGCGACGATGATCGTCCGCATCGACGACGTTATTTCGTCGAGCTAA
- a CDS encoding DUF371 domain-containing protein, which yields MTLEEVVHAQGHENVSGEHASTLEVTSDDFLTPAGDCILAIEADRVPADFDSEFVTACQDADATITATIEAGEQTVTVTGTGHPDLSFENDRSHVLRTSDYVDDRTVMVNADTAAGDVDRDLVEALADGHDATLTLSVEPSGD from the coding sequence ATGACACTCGAGGAAGTGGTCCACGCACAGGGCCACGAGAACGTCTCCGGCGAGCACGCCAGCACGCTGGAAGTGACGAGCGACGACTTTCTGACTCCTGCAGGTGACTGCATCCTCGCTATCGAAGCCGACCGCGTCCCCGCCGACTTCGACAGCGAGTTCGTGACGGCCTGCCAGGACGCCGACGCGACGATTACGGCAACTATCGAAGCCGGCGAGCAGACCGTTACTGTGACCGGAACCGGCCATCCCGACCTCTCCTTCGAGAACGACCGGAGCCACGTCCTGCGGACGAGCGACTACGTCGATGACCGGACCGTGATGGTGAACGCCGACACGGCAGCCGGCGACGTGGACCGGGACCTCGTCGAAGCGCTCGCTGACGGCCACGATGCGACGCTGACGCTTTCTGTCGAACCCAGCGGCGACTGA